A genome region from Vulpes lagopus strain Blue_001 chromosome 7, ASM1834538v1, whole genome shotgun sequence includes the following:
- the LOC121495048 gene encoding olfactory receptor 7D4-like, giving the protein MEAGNQTAVLKFILLGLSEDVDLQPLLFGLFLYMYLVCVIGNLLIILAISLHSHLHTPMYFFLSNLSLSDIGFTSTTVLKMLVNIQTQTNTITYEGCLTQMYFFMIFAGLDNLLLTVMAYDRFVAICHPLHYTVIMNPCLCVLLLLLSWLICLTYSLLQSLMVLRVSFCKETEIPHFFCELTQILKLACSDTLVNDILLYFVSGLLGVIPLTGILYSYSKIISCIMGISSVAGKYKAFSTCGSHLLVVSLFYGVGLGVYLTSGTTHPSRKGSIASVMYTVVTPMLNPFIYSLRNRDMKGALRRLFRSGAYSP; this is encoded by the coding sequence ATGGAAGCAGGGAACCAAACAgctgttttaaaattcatccttCTGGGCCTTTCAGAAGATGTGGACTTGCAGCCCCTCCTCTTTGGGCTGTTCCTCTACATGTACCTAGTCTGTGTTATAGGGAACCTGCTCATCATCCTGGCCATCAGCTTGcactcccacctccacacccctatgtacttcttcctctccaatcTGTCCCTCAGTGACATCGGTTTCACCTCCACCACCGTCCTCAAGATGTTAGTGAACATCCAGACACAGACCAACACCATCACATATGAAGGCTGCCTTacccaaatgtattttttcatgatttttgctGGACTAGATAATTTGCTACTGACAGTGATGGCCTATGATCGGTTTGTGGCCATCTGTCACCCCCTGCACTACACAGTCATTATGAACCCTTGTCTTTGTgtcctcctgcttctgctttctTGGTTAATCTGCCTTACGTATTCTCTGTTGCAAAGTTTGATGGTTTTGAGGGTGTCCTTCTGCAAAGAGACAGAAATCCCCCACTTCTTCTGTGAACTTACTCAGATCCTCAAGCTTGCCTGCTCTGACACCCTCGTCAATGACATCCTGCTGTATTTTGTAAGTGGCCTGCTGGGTGTTATTCCTCTGACTGGGATCCTTTATTCTTATTCGAAAATTATCTCCTGCATAATGGGCATTTCCTCGGTTGCAGGGAAGTATAAAGCCTTTTCCACCTGTGGGTCTCACCTCTTGGTTGTCTCCTTGTTCTATGGTGTAGGCCTTGGGGTCTACCTCACTTCTGGAACAACCCATCCCTCCAGAAAGGGCTCAATAGCCTCGGTGATGTATACGGTGGTTACCCCCATGCTGAATCCCTTCATCTATAGTCTGAGGAACAGGGACATGAAAGGGGCTCTGAGGAGACTTTTCAGGAGTGGAGCTTACTCTCCGTGA